CAGCATTGCCGAAGGTCCGGAAATTGAAGATGACTGGCATGTATTCTCGGCACTCAACTTTGCCGAAGATCATCCGGCACGTGATATGCAGGACACTTTCTTTATCGAAGCTCACCCGGACGTTGTATTGCGCACGCATACTTCTTCCGTACAGACCCGTGTGATGGAAACTTCACAACCTCCTATCCGCATCATCTGTCCGGGACGTGTGTATCGTAACGAAGCAATCAGCTATCGCGCACACTGTTTCTTCCATCAGGTAGAGGCACTGTATGTAGACAAAAACGTATCGTTCACCGACTTGAAACAAGTTCTGTTGCTTTTCGCTAAAGAAATGTTCGGTACTGATACAAAGATTCGTCTGCGTCCGTCTTATTTCCCGTTCACTGAACCAAGTGCTGAAATGGACATCAGCTGTAATATCTGCGGCGGTAAAGGTTGTCCGTTCTGTAAACACACCGGCTGGGTAGAAATCCTCGGTTGCGGTATGGTAGACCCGAATGTGCTTGAATCTAACGGTATAGACAGCAAAGTATACAGCGGTTATGCTCTCGGTATGGGTATCGAGCGTATCACAAACCTGAAATATCAGGTGAAAGACCTCCGTATGTTCTCTGAAAACGATACTCGCTTCCTGAAAGAATTCGAAGCGGCATATTAATAATGTGCTAAATTTACCAGTATGCCAATGTTCCCAATGAAACCGTCGGACGGTGATCGGGACATTGGCATATTCATCAACAGACCAATCAGACCAACCGCCCCGGGTTCCAACCCACGCGAATCGGCCGATTGAACGATCATTCATTATGGCAAAGGATA
The Bacteroides luhongzhouii DNA segment above includes these coding regions:
- the pheS gene encoding phenylalanine--tRNA ligase subunit alpha, producing MIAKIEQLLKEVEALHASNAEELEALRIKYLSKKGAINDLMADFRNVAAEQKKEVGMRLNELKTKAQDKINALKELFESQDNDCDGLDLTRSAYPVELGTRHPLTIVKNEIIDIFARLGFSIAEGPEIEDDWHVFSALNFAEDHPARDMQDTFFIEAHPDVVLRTHTSSVQTRVMETSQPPIRIICPGRVYRNEAISYRAHCFFHQVEALYVDKNVSFTDLKQVLLLFAKEMFGTDTKIRLRPSYFPFTEPSAEMDISCNICGGKGCPFCKHTGWVEILGCGMVDPNVLESNGIDSKVYSGYALGMGIERITNLKYQVKDLRMFSENDTRFLKEFEAAY